A stretch of Pseudoprevotella muciniphila DNA encodes these proteins:
- a CDS encoding MBL fold metallo-hydrolase, whose protein sequence is MKFISFGSGSSGNCYILQQGDSTIVVDVGIGIRTFKRYCNVYGIPAVKANAILVTHDHTDHVKAVGAVSREYNIPVFTSEEVHRGMDYNRFMSKKVPPALKRILSNNSPITIGEFTITSIPVPHDSSGNNGYIIEGGGTTLCIITDAGRRTPEIEYCVENADYLVIEANYDMAMLATGPYPAYLKQRIRSGNGHLCNDETAALLAEKLTERTKHVWLCHLSEENNNPQIALRTINEQLEERLPLLHANLKIEALRRRIPSQMYELD, encoded by the coding sequence ATGAAGTTTATCAGTTTTGGCAGCGGCAGTAGCGGTAATTGCTACATATTGCAACAAGGCGACAGCACGATAGTGGTTGACGTAGGCATCGGCATCCGCACGTTCAAGCGCTATTGCAACGTATACGGCATACCTGCCGTCAAAGCCAATGCCATCCTCGTTACTCACGACCATACGGACCATGTGAAGGCTGTAGGCGCCGTGAGCCGTGAATACAACATTCCTGTCTTTACATCGGAAGAGGTGCACAGAGGCATGGACTATAACCGCTTTATGAGCAAAAAAGTGCCGCCCGCCCTCAAACGCATTCTCTCAAACAATTCTCCCATTACCATCGGTGAGTTCACGATAACGAGCATACCCGTACCTCACGACAGTTCCGGCAACAACGGCTATATCATAGAAGGTGGTGGCACGACCTTATGCATCATCACAGACGCTGGAAGGCGTACGCCTGAGATAGAGTATTGCGTGGAAAATGCCGACTACCTCGTCATCGAGGCCAACTACGACATGGCGATGCTTGCCACAGGACCTTATCCGGCATATTTAAAACAAAGAATCAGGAGCGGCAACGGACACCTCTGCAACGACGAAACGGCGGCCTTACTCGCGGAAAAATTGACAGAAAGGACCAAGCACGTCTGGCTCTGCCATCTTAGTGAAGAAAACAACAATCCCCAGATTGCACTGCGCACCATCAATGAGCAACTTGAAGAACGACTGCCGCTTCTTCATGCCAACCTGAAGATAGAAGCCCTCCGCCGACGTATTCCGTCGCAGATGTATGAATTGGACTGA
- a CDS encoding ComEA family DNA-binding protein, whose product MKKSFLILFFIIPFSVSAQLSNRDSISWGEFMDYFLLNMADEDNVDKLQQIENELEELRANKIDLNSATRYDLLRIPFLDGAKADSIILYRDKKHQFYTLGELMFVNGLTYLDRHFLRFFLYCGEPERKKVSFTQKLYSGKFEIETRADIPFYEREGYKHHSEAELAANSNKEYKGDPLYNVTRFRYKWRNEIEYGLTLEKDAGETFGTHHNYPYDYYALYFHYKSPVKGNEVIVGDYNVSIGQGLLFRGTSFNTRLMSLNGFNRNVPNLTAHKSTAEVDFFRGAAGKVNFGKFNLLAFVSYRSLDASYLRDTIRTIQTTGLHRTKGEIDKENRVDNFTTGARIGYEHKQLMIGATTYYSHYNKYVSPKPTYYNANFFRGKDATGISVDYSWTSDKLILRGETAADKDFHLAITNALTFNPSELWKIFVQQRSISPKFQSLYGDVMQEYSRTMNEHGAMLAVQTSAINYYDFTAYADFFYLPKPVSLNYHSTSGMEAYMGMRYHKSDKWSFSLNYKFRTKERGVPDHLYIKQTVQTHRMNARLDFNGKAFSFHPIFSLNYRKVEKDNDALGWMFSTRCGFKPSKRIDIGTFASLFFSDNYQVALYAYEPRLYKAAYMPSFYYDGFRMAVVANMHFVRNLQIGMKLGTTHYFNKSSISSGAQKIDGSWQTDFSIQLRWTFNAVKRNR is encoded by the coding sequence ATGAAAAAGAGTTTTCTGATATTGTTCTTTATCATCCCATTTTCGGTTTCTGCACAACTCTCGAACCGCGACAGCATTTCGTGGGGAGAATTCATGGACTATTTCTTGCTCAATATGGCGGATGAAGATAATGTGGACAAACTTCAGCAAATAGAAAATGAGTTAGAAGAACTGCGTGCAAACAAGATAGACCTCAATTCAGCAACTCGATACGACCTCTTGCGCATACCGTTTCTCGATGGCGCTAAGGCTGATTCCATTATACTCTACAGAGATAAGAAACATCAATTCTATACCCTCGGCGAACTGATGTTTGTCAACGGCTTGACTTATCTCGACCGTCATTTTCTGCGTTTCTTTCTCTATTGTGGAGAGCCGGAAAGGAAAAAAGTTTCTTTCACACAGAAACTATATTCAGGAAAATTTGAAATCGAAACGCGCGCGGACATTCCTTTCTATGAGCGTGAAGGTTATAAACACCATTCTGAAGCAGAACTCGCTGCAAATTCTAACAAGGAGTACAAAGGCGATCCGCTATACAATGTTACACGCTTTCGCTACAAATGGAGAAACGAAATTGAATACGGATTGACCCTCGAGAAAGATGCAGGAGAGACTTTCGGAACACACCATAACTATCCCTATGATTACTATGCACTCTATTTCCATTATAAAAGTCCTGTTAAAGGAAATGAAGTAATCGTGGGCGATTACAATGTGTCGATAGGGCAGGGACTACTATTCAGGGGAACTTCCTTCAACACGCGGCTTATGTCTTTAAATGGTTTTAATCGTAACGTGCCGAACTTGACAGCGCATAAATCAACCGCAGAAGTCGATTTCTTCAGGGGAGCAGCAGGAAAGGTGAATTTCGGAAAATTTAATCTCTTGGCTTTCGTTTCTTATCGCTCACTCGATGCCAGTTATTTAAGAGATACTATCCGGACAATCCAGACCACTGGCTTACACAGGACGAAAGGAGAAATCGACAAGGAAAATAGAGTTGACAACTTCACTACAGGCGCCCGAATAGGTTATGAACACAAGCAGTTGATGATAGGAGCAACAACATACTATTCACATTACAATAAGTATGTCTCACCAAAGCCGACCTATTATAATGCCAACTTTTTCCGAGGCAAAGATGCTACAGGTATAAGTGTTGATTATTCGTGGACTTCAGACAAACTCATACTGAGAGGCGAGACGGCAGCAGACAAGGATTTCCACCTTGCCATAACGAACGCTCTTACTTTCAATCCCTCTGAACTCTGGAAAATCTTCGTACAGCAGAGAAGCATCTCACCAAAGTTTCAATCGCTCTATGGCGATGTGATGCAGGAATATTCACGAACGATGAATGAGCACGGTGCAATGCTGGCTGTGCAGACTTCTGCCATAAACTATTACGATTTCACGGCATACGCCGACTTCTTCTATCTGCCCAAACCTGTCTCTCTGAATTATCATAGCACATCGGGTATGGAAGCATACATGGGCATGCGCTACCATAAAAGCGACAAATGGAGTTTCTCTCTCAACTATAAATTCAGGACGAAGGAAAGGGGCGTTCCCGACCACCTTTATATAAAGCAAACGGTACAGACCCATCGAATGAATGCGCGCTTGGATTTCAATGGCAAAGCGTTCTCTTTCCACCCCATCTTCTCGCTCAATTATCGAAAAGTAGAAAAAGATAACGACGCTTTAGGCTGGATGTTCTCTACAAGATGTGGCTTCAAACCCTCAAAACGCATTGATATAGGAACTTTCGCTTCCCTCTTCTTTAGCGACAATTATCAGGTAGCACTCTATGCCTACGAACCGAGACTCTACAAAGCAGCATATATGCCCTCATTCTATTACGACGGTTTTCGTATGGCGGTAGTAGCAAACATGCACTTCGTCCGAAACCTGCAAATAGGAATGAAACTTGGCACAACGCACTATTTCAACAAATCATCTATAAGTTCGGGCGCGCAGAAAATAGACGGCTCTTGGCAAACAGACTTTTCCATACAACTACGCTGGACGTTCAATGCTGTCAAAAGGAACAGATAG
- a CDS encoding DNA alkylation repair protein yields MNWTEPSSTMNAEEIIIYMESLRNEGQQHVLKRFFKTGKGEYGEGDEFLGLKVPQTREVVKMAKDLPLEEVKKLLYCRWHEVRLCGLLILVCQFERQAKKRLENDAEAITRRDRLVSFYLEHAHQANNWDLVDMSAPKILGHWLMLPTMQGGKVGLNEEYKRSVIDALAGSNNLWLQRTSMVCTWKTTQQGAPTWCLRLAEKHLHHSHDLMHKAVGWMLREMGKRISEDLLRSFLSEHIHEMPRTALRYAIEKLPEEERRYWMNIPVTKVSK; encoded by the coding sequence ATGAATTGGACTGAACCATCTTCTACGATGAATGCAGAAGAGATAATCATCTATATGGAGTCTTTGCGTAACGAAGGGCAACAGCATGTGTTGAAACGCTTCTTCAAGACCGGCAAAGGCGAATATGGCGAGGGCGATGAGTTTCTCGGCCTGAAAGTGCCTCAGACACGCGAAGTGGTGAAGATGGCAAAAGATTTGCCGCTCGAAGAGGTGAAGAAACTGCTATACTGCCGCTGGCACGAAGTGCGACTTTGTGGTCTGCTTATTTTGGTCTGTCAGTTTGAGCGACAGGCTAAAAAGCGCTTGGAAAACGATGCTGAAGCCATCACAAGACGCGACCGTCTGGTTAGTTTCTACCTCGAACATGCTCATCAAGCCAACAACTGGGACTTGGTTGACATGTCAGCGCCGAAAATATTGGGACACTGGCTGATGCTGCCTACGATGCAAGGCGGTAAGGTCGGGTTGAACGAAGAATACAAGAGAAGCGTGATTGACGCACTTGCAGGGAGCAATAACCTCTGGCTGCAACGCACCAGCATGGTCTGCACATGGAAGACGACACAGCAAGGCGCCCCCACGTGGTGCTTACGACTTGCAGAGAAACACCTGCACCACTCTCACGACCTGATGCATAAGGCCGTAGGCTGGATGCTTCGGGAGATGGGCAAGCGGATAAGCGAAGATCTGTTGCGATCGTTTCTGAGCGAACATATCCACGAAATGCCACGCACTGCACTGCGCTATGCCATAGAGAAACTTCCCGAAGAAGAACGGCGCTACTGGATGAACATTCCGGTAACGAAAGTGTCCAAATAA
- the pgeF gene encoding peptidoglycan editing factor PgeF — translation MTTIKDKPALLEYQLDTAVQAFSTMRHGGVSTGNYASLNVNPFCGDNPSHVSRNRQMLAETIGISEDRIILPHQTHSTNVLCIDDNLPSAQQLEDVDAVITDQENLCIGVSTADCIPILLYDPVTGTIAAIHAGWRGTVGHIVTRVAEVMKDNFAVDPANLKAVIGPGISLDVFEVGDEVYDAFAKANFNMDAIARRYLAGNGEKKWHINLPLANYLLLTEAGLNEQNILDVSICTYKAHEKFFSARRLGINSGRIYTAVMKRKSAM, via the coding sequence ATGACGACGATTAAAGACAAACCTGCATTGCTTGAATACCAGTTAGATACGGCAGTGCAGGCTTTTTCTACAATGAGACATGGTGGCGTAAGCACAGGTAATTATGCCTCCCTGAATGTCAATCCTTTTTGTGGTGACAATCCTTCCCATGTCAGCCGGAACAGGCAAATGCTTGCTGAAACCATCGGGATTTCAGAAGACAGAATCATTCTTCCTCATCAGACACACAGTACTAACGTGCTCTGTATTGATGATAATCTTCCCAGCGCGCAGCAACTGGAAGATGTCGATGCAGTAATCACTGATCAGGAAAACCTATGTATAGGGGTTTCTACAGCCGATTGCATTCCAATATTACTCTATGACCCTGTCACTGGTACGATTGCAGCCATACATGCTGGTTGGCGCGGAACAGTTGGACATATTGTAACGAGAGTAGCCGAGGTGATGAAGGATAACTTTGCTGTAGATCCTGCTAACCTCAAAGCCGTCATCGGACCAGGTATCAGTCTCGATGTTTTTGAAGTAGGCGATGAGGTGTATGATGCTTTCGCCAAAGCAAATTTCAATATGGATGCAATAGCCAGACGCTATCTGGCAGGCAATGGTGAAAAAAAATGGCACATTAACCTGCCACTTGCCAACTATTTGTTACTTACTGAAGCCGGACTTAATGAGCAAAACATTCTTGACGTCAGTATCTGTACCTATAAAGCACACGAAAAATTTTTCTCCGCTCGCAGATTAGGCATCAACTCGGGAAGAATCTATACGGCAGTAATGAAAAGAAAATCAGCAATGTAG
- the obgE gene encoding GTPase ObgE, which yields MALESNFIDYVKILCRSGKGGRGSMHLHRAKYQPNGGPDGGDGGRGGNVYLRGNHNFWTLLHLKYDRHVFAGHGGNGSKNCSHGTDGEDKYIDVPPGTVAYDAETGKYICDVTDDGQVVMLLKGGRGGLGNFQFRSATNQTPRYAQPGEPMQEMSVILELKLLADVGLVGFPNAGKSTLLSALSSAKPKIADYPFTTLEPSLGIVPYRDGKSFVMADIPGIIEGASEGRGLGLRFLRHIERNSLLLFMIPGDTEHIRKEYEVLVGELKKYNPGMLDKHRVLAITKADLLDDELIEMLKDDLPDDLPVVFISSVTGKNIDKLKDILWEELNSESNKLQSVTEGGSIVHRDREKSVIIKDFEDWEIDDGEVPEDIDLEEYEIEFLDDDD from the coding sequence ATGGCTCTCGAAAGCAATTTCATAGATTATGTGAAGATTCTGTGCCGCTCCGGTAAGGGCGGACGAGGGTCTATGCATCTTCATCGCGCCAAATATCAGCCTAACGGTGGACCTGACGGTGGCGATGGAGGTAGGGGAGGAAACGTGTATCTCAGAGGAAATCACAACTTTTGGACACTCCTGCACCTGAAGTACGACAGACACGTTTTTGCAGGTCATGGCGGGAATGGAAGTAAAAATTGCTCGCACGGCACTGACGGTGAAGACAAGTACATTGACGTGCCGCCAGGAACAGTGGCGTACGATGCTGAAACGGGAAAGTACATCTGCGATGTGACAGACGATGGTCAGGTCGTTATGCTACTCAAAGGCGGCAGAGGAGGACTTGGTAATTTCCAGTTCCGTTCTGCTACCAATCAAACACCGCGCTATGCGCAGCCAGGTGAACCTATGCAGGAAATGAGTGTTATCCTTGAACTCAAACTCCTTGCAGATGTAGGACTTGTCGGATTTCCTAATGCCGGAAAATCCACACTACTCTCAGCGCTTTCTTCAGCCAAGCCGAAAATAGCCGACTATCCCTTTACCACGCTTGAGCCTTCGCTTGGGATAGTGCCCTACAGAGATGGCAAGTCGTTCGTCATGGCAGACATACCAGGCATCATCGAGGGCGCGAGCGAAGGACGAGGTCTCGGACTCCGATTCTTAAGGCATATTGAGCGAAATTCCCTGTTGCTTTTCATGATTCCGGGTGACACAGAACATATTCGTAAGGAATATGAAGTTCTCGTCGGAGAACTCAAAAAGTATAATCCCGGAATGCTCGACAAACATCGCGTGCTTGCCATCACGAAAGCCGACCTATTAGACGATGAACTGATAGAAATGCTTAAAGATGACTTGCCCGACGATTTGCCTGTCGTGTTCATCTCTTCAGTAACCGGTAAGAATATCGACAAACTCAAGGACATTCTCTGGGAAGAACTCAACAGCGAGAGCAACAAACTGCAGTCCGTAACGGAAGGCGGTTCTATCGTTCACCGAGACCGGGAAAAATCTGTCATCATTAAGGATTTTGAAGATTGGGAAATAGACGATGGCGAAGTGCCTGAAGACATTGATTTGGAAGAATACGAAATAGAATTCTTAGATGACGACGATTAA
- a CDS encoding D-2-hydroxyacid dehydrogenase gives MLNIVILEGHAVNPGDLSWVAYRAFGEVTVYDRTAAEEVIERSKDADVLIVNKTKINEDVISRLPKLKLILEAATGYDNIDVAAAKRHGIPVCNVPGYARDAVAQMVVAMILDSCSKVGYYADAVRKGEWSSSRDFSFLTLPINELSGLSLAIVGFGSIGSQVANFLQPFGIKIYAVTHKPAAQLPEYVKPIALEDAFRSCDFVSLNCPLNEDNRGIVNSSLLETCKVGLILINTARGGLVDDEAVCSALETGRLGAYYADVLSEEPPRASHPLLSAPNAFITPHIAWATTTARQRLVDAHLANLRDFVAGQLKNTVN, from the coding sequence ATGCTGAATATAGTTATTTTAGAGGGCCATGCCGTTAATCCCGGCGACTTATCCTGGGTCGCCTACCGCGCATTCGGTGAAGTTACCGTTTACGACAGGACAGCGGCAGAAGAAGTCATTGAGCGTTCAAAGGATGCCGATGTTCTCATCGTGAACAAGACGAAAATTAACGAAGACGTGATTTCGCGCTTGCCAAAACTGAAACTGATTCTTGAAGCAGCCACGGGTTATGACAACATAGATGTGGCAGCGGCAAAGCGGCATGGCATACCAGTTTGCAACGTCCCCGGCTATGCCCGCGATGCCGTGGCGCAAATGGTCGTGGCTATGATCCTCGACTCTTGCAGCAAGGTGGGTTACTACGCCGATGCAGTACGAAAGGGTGAATGGTCCTCCAGTCGAGATTTCAGTTTCCTCACCCTGCCCATCAACGAATTGAGCGGCTTAAGCCTGGCGATAGTCGGTTTTGGTTCGATAGGTAGCCAGGTAGCCAACTTTCTTCAGCCTTTCGGTATAAAGATTTACGCGGTTACGCACAAGCCTGCCGCCCAACTGCCCGAGTACGTGAAGCCTATCGCCCTTGAAGACGCCTTCCGTAGTTGCGACTTTGTCAGTCTCAACTGCCCGTTGAATGAAGACAACCGTGGCATTGTTAATTCATCGCTCCTTGAAACATGCAAGGTGGGACTGATTCTCATCAATACCGCACGCGGTGGACTCGTTGACGATGAAGCAGTTTGTTCAGCATTGGAAACGGGTCGATTGGGCGCTTACTATGCAGACGTACTCAGCGAAGAGCCCCCACGCGCCTCACATCCCCTTCTCTCTGCACCCAATGCCTTCATCACGCCGCACATAGCATGGGCAACGACCACTGCCCGACAGCGTCTCGTTGATGCACACCTCGCGAACCTGCGGGACTTTGTCGCAGGTCAACTAAAAAATACTGTCAACTAA
- a CDS encoding TrmH family RNA methyltransferase, whose amino-acid sequence MTITKNQIKFVRSLSLKKNRDEHHLFVAEGKKCVTELASAFRCKMLIAIENQSDISDIVECEDLFIVPPSELERMSQLRSPQGVIAVFDKQKRKNNTTTKETTTELILALDGIQDPGNLGTIIRLADWFGIEQIIASKDTADAFAPKVVQATMGALARVNINYLELQTELKKLSNIFNILGTFLEGDNIYTHENLSQPSILVMGNEGNGIRPEIEQLVTDKLFIPSYPAGRPTSESLNVAVATAVACAEIRRRQSTSVK is encoded by the coding sequence ATGACAATCACTAAAAATCAGATTAAGTTTGTTCGCTCGTTGAGTTTGAAAAAAAATCGCGACGAACATCATCTTTTTGTTGCAGAAGGAAAAAAATGCGTAACAGAACTTGCTTCTGCTTTCAGATGTAAGATGTTGATTGCCATAGAAAACCAATCTGACATCTCAGATATAGTTGAATGTGAAGATTTGTTTATTGTTCCCCCTTCAGAACTTGAGAGAATGTCTCAACTCAGATCACCTCAAGGAGTCATCGCTGTGTTTGATAAGCAAAAAAGAAAGAATAATACGACAACAAAAGAAACAACTACAGAACTTATCTTAGCACTTGATGGTATTCAAGATCCCGGAAATCTCGGAACAATAATTAGACTTGCAGATTGGTTCGGAATAGAACAAATAATTGCTTCAAAAGACACTGCTGATGCATTCGCACCTAAAGTGGTACAAGCTACTATGGGAGCTCTTGCGAGAGTGAACATCAATTATTTAGAACTCCAAACTGAACTCAAGAAACTATCAAATATATTTAACATATTAGGAACATTTCTTGAAGGCGATAATATCTATACTCATGAAAATCTTTCCCAGCCAAGCATACTGGTAATGGGGAATGAGGGTAATGGAATAAGACCAGAAATAGAGCAGTTAGTCACCGACAAATTATTTATTCCAAGCTATCCTGCAGGGCGACCAACAAGTGAAAGTCTAAATGTAGCAGTAGCAACAGCTGTGGCTTGTGCTGAAATTAGGCGCAGACAGTCAACTTCCGTCAAATAA
- a CDS encoding trimeric intracellular cation channel family protein: protein MSITFNEILDFIGTLAFAISGIRLASAKHFDLFGAYIVGLTTAIGGGTLRDMMLGVPIFWMQDPFYLICTALALLWVMIFGKYLIHQNNTWFIFDTIGLAMFTVTGIEKTLSSAGHYPFWAAIIMGTITGAAGGVFRDVFINEVPLIFRKEIYALACVIGGAAYHISILAGFGPVVAGIACGVVVIAMRVLAVRYRLHLPILKGEDDYKKQEED from the coding sequence GTGTCGATAACATTTAATGAAATACTCGATTTTATAGGTACGCTCGCCTTTGCCATCTCCGGTATCCGTCTGGCGTCTGCCAAACACTTCGACCTGTTTGGTGCATACATTGTAGGACTAACAACAGCTATAGGTGGTGGTACGCTACGCGACATGATGCTTGGCGTTCCTATATTCTGGATGCAGGACCCGTTCTACTTAATCTGCACCGCACTGGCATTGCTTTGGGTAATGATATTCGGCAAATACCTCATCCACCAAAACAACACCTGGTTTATTTTCGACACCATAGGACTGGCGATGTTCACGGTTACTGGTATAGAAAAAACCCTATCATCTGCAGGGCATTATCCATTTTGGGCAGCCATTATCATGGGTACAATAACAGGTGCTGCAGGTGGTGTATTCCGAGATGTGTTTATCAATGAAGTACCGCTTATTTTCAGAAAAGAGATTTATGCTTTGGCATGTGTCATAGGAGGAGCGGCATATCACATCAGCATCTTAGCAGGTTTCGGTCCTGTTGTTGCAGGCATTGCTTGCGGTGTGGTTGTCATAGCCATGCGTGTTTTAGCTGTGCGATATCGACTTCACCTTCCAATACTGAAAGGCGAGGACGATTATAAAAAGCAAGAGGAAGATTAG
- the tamL gene encoding translocation and assembly module lipoprotein TamL gives MLITLLFMLSACKPTRFLEDDEIMLSKVSLTSKSKQEKAGDYRLYVRQEANARWFSLFKVPLGIYCISGRDKNKKTNRFIQRLGEAPVVYDHEQTVSSAKSLQSALQGKGYLQAKVDVDTASKNRKLDVSYTMHPGIRWYVSNLEYSIEDSLIASEIRRASDKTLLYKGMPLDVGQLSSERERVIRHLHDCGFYELNKDFVSFIADTLPGENNVRLTFVFRRPPGVRSNTVYQPYTINSVNIYEDVDGNDADCDTINSNNINIIYKGRHKMTGKVYDNHVAIREGKLYSEQDMQDTYSSLNSLPAVNYSSIHFVPDTQDSVPKLDANIFVKSNAHYSISAEADGTNTNGDLGAAVTATFTNRNLFKGAEAFTLKLRGAYEAITGLEGYSSQDYMEYSVESSLRLPTFKFPFLPRSLNRNLKAVSEISLMYNSQDRPEFHRRVLTGRWAYQWSHHNMPNWQHNLDVLSLNYVFLPWISETFEKEYLEGENPRYSILRNSYENLFIMKSSYGFVYNSLRNIGQNGINQTNGYQIRFNAEIAGNILFAASKIFRLKKDESDQYNIFNIAYSQYAKFDFDYAKSFLIDENNSLALHAAFGIAIPYGNSKIIPYEKRYFAGGANNIRGWSVRELGPGNYSTTDGKVNFINQTGNMNLLLSLEYRTRLFWKFNGAAFIDAGNIWNLHSYENIPGGQFKFGKFYKQIAASYGLGLRFNLDYFIVRFDAGMKAINPAIESGSGHWPIAHPKLSRDFTLHFAVGLPF, from the coding sequence GTGCTAATAACATTGCTTTTCATGTTATCAGCATGTAAACCTACGCGCTTTTTGGAAGACGACGAGATCATGCTGTCGAAGGTAAGCCTGACGAGCAAGAGCAAGCAGGAGAAAGCGGGAGACTACCGCCTTTATGTCCGTCAGGAGGCGAATGCCCGCTGGTTCAGCCTCTTTAAGGTGCCTCTTGGCATCTATTGCATATCCGGCAGGGACAAGAACAAGAAAACCAACCGTTTCATCCAACGCCTCGGCGAAGCGCCGGTGGTTTATGACCACGAACAGACTGTTTCGTCTGCCAAATCGCTGCAATCTGCGCTGCAAGGCAAGGGTTATCTGCAAGCGAAGGTGGATGTGGACACCGCGAGCAAGAACCGCAAGCTCGACGTAAGCTATACCATGCACCCCGGTATTCGCTGGTACGTCAGCAACCTGGAGTATTCTATAGAAGACTCCCTGATAGCTTCGGAGATAAGGAGAGCCTCGGACAAGACGCTTCTCTACAAAGGCATGCCGCTTGATGTGGGTCAGCTCAGCAGCGAGCGCGAACGCGTGATCCGCCATCTTCACGACTGTGGTTTCTACGAGCTCAATAAGGACTTCGTCTCCTTCATTGCCGATACGCTGCCCGGCGAGAACAATGTGAGGCTGACGTTTGTGTTCCGCCGCCCGCCGGGTGTGAGGAGCAACACTGTCTATCAGCCATATACCATCAACAGCGTGAACATCTATGAAGACGTTGACGGCAATGATGCGGACTGCGACACCATCAACAGCAACAACATCAACATCATCTACAAGGGGCGGCACAAGATGACAGGCAAGGTGTATGACAACCACGTTGCCATTCGCGAAGGTAAATTGTACAGCGAGCAGGATATGCAGGACACATATTCAAGCCTTAACAGTCTGCCCGCCGTGAACTACTCGTCCATCCACTTTGTACCTGACACTCAAGACAGTGTGCCAAAACTTGATGCTAACATTTTCGTTAAGAGCAATGCCCATTACAGCATAAGTGCAGAGGCTGACGGCACGAACACCAACGGTGACCTCGGTGCTGCAGTTACAGCGACTTTCACCAACCGCAACCTCTTCAAGGGTGCAGAAGCCTTTACCCTTAAATTACGCGGTGCATACGAGGCGATTACGGGTCTGGAGGGCTACAGCAGCCAGGACTACATGGAATACAGCGTGGAATCGAGCCTCAGGCTGCCCACTTTCAAGTTTCCGTTTCTCCCCCGCAGCCTAAACCGTAACCTGAAGGCTGTTTCTGAGATCAGCCTGATGTACAACTCTCAGGACCGCCCGGAATTCCACCGCAGGGTGCTTACGGGTCGCTGGGCGTATCAATGGAGTCATCACAACATGCCCAACTGGCAGCACAATCTGGACGTGTTGAGTTTGAACTACGTATTCCTGCCGTGGATATCCGAGACCTTTGAGAAAGAATACCTTGAAGGCGAAAATCCACGTTATTCCATTCTTAGGAATAGTTACGAAAACTTGTTCATCATGAAATCAAGCTATGGTTTCGTGTACAATTCACTTCGAAACATCGGGCAAAATGGCATCAATCAGACTAATGGCTATCAGATACGCTTTAATGCAGAAATAGCCGGAAACATTCTCTTTGCTGCTTCAAAGATTTTCAGGCTGAAGAAAGACGAAAGTGACCAATATAACATTTTCAACATAGCATACTCGCAGTATGCCAAATTCGACTTCGACTACGCCAAGAGTTTCCTCATCGACGAGAACAACTCCCTCGCCCTTCATGCTGCATTCGGCATAGCCATCCCTTATGGCAACTCGAAGATTATCCCTTACGAAAAGCGTTACTTTGCGGGCGGTGCAAACAACATTCGCGGATGGAGCGTCAGGGAACTTGGACCGGGCAACTACTCCACCACAGACGGCAAGGTGAATTTCATCAATCAGACCGGCAACATGAACCTCCTGCTGAGTCTGGAGTATCGCACCCGACTGTTCTGGAAGTTCAACGGCGCGGCATTCATTGATGCCGGAAACATCTGGAACTTGCACTCATACGAGAACATCCCCGGCGGACAGTTCAAGTTTGGCAAGTTCTATAAGCAGATTGCTGCGAGTTATGGCTTGGGATTGCGTTTCAACCTCGACTACTTCATAGTGCGGTTCGATGCCGGCATGAAAGCCATCAACCCTGCCATAGAGAGCGGTTCGGGGCATTGGCCCATCGCCCATCCGAAGTTGTCGCGCGACTTTACGCTCCACTTTGCGGTGGGACTGCCTTTCTAA